In Microbacterium binotii, one DNA window encodes the following:
- the cofG gene encoding 7,8-didemethyl-8-hydroxy-5-deazariboflavin synthase CofG, whose amino-acid sequence MPTPRTDPRSDVGPETAPVLVAHVIDRARAGARLSVNEVLALVTADGTDRDLLFAAASALRDEGLALAGRPGVITYSRKVFVPLTTLCRDRCHYCIFVDTPGQLLKKNKPAYMSPEQVLQVVRQGAALGCKEVLLTLGDRPEERWPEARAWLDEHGYASTLDYVAAIARLVTAETGLLAHLNPGVMHAHELETLRPVAPSMGMMLETTSRALFETPGQPHFGSPDKDPALRLQVIEDAGAARIPFTTGILVGIGETPLDRAESLIALRDAEERHGHIQEVIVQNFRAKPRTAMQDAPDADLLEYATVVAAARIVMGARMRIQVPPNLSDPTEFALLVGAGIDDWGGVSPLTADHVNPERPWPHVDDLAAATASLGYELRERLTAHPEYLADPDTWLDPAMHAPVAALSDPATHLARTASHVQRNTNPSARASTVRGLAERAAADPLALDDAEWLRLLEATGTALDDLAHIADDVRRYTVGEAITIAVNRNLTSTGFRAAGAQTPDQFDLADAAAIAADAWDLGATELCIQGLIAPQEAPEAYLDIVRAARAAAPDIHLHAYRPQDVQDLATRNGLTLDEAFAAMRDAGVDTVPGTGVKVLSERIRGLIAPGDLEIDRWIETITAAHRAGFRSTSVLFYGHVETAAERIAHLGTLRRIQSETRGFTEFVPIPLPGPAGGIGLVEGRSALDEHRAMAAVSRLFFSGSIPHIQIPWTRHGLETSAVLLQAGGDDLGGTLLDGRVRPEAGIESGNELPLPDAARIARRLFRPLRQRTTVYGEPSDERKAAVR is encoded by the coding sequence GTGCCCACGCCTCGTACCGACCCCCGGTCAGATGTGGGGCCCGAGACGGCTCCCGTGCTCGTCGCCCACGTGATCGACCGCGCCCGAGCGGGCGCACGGCTGAGCGTGAACGAGGTTCTCGCCCTCGTCACCGCCGACGGCACCGACCGCGATCTCCTGTTCGCCGCCGCATCCGCGCTGCGCGACGAGGGTCTCGCTCTCGCCGGGCGCCCCGGCGTCATCACCTACTCGCGCAAGGTCTTCGTGCCCCTGACGACGCTCTGCCGCGACCGGTGCCACTACTGCATCTTCGTCGACACCCCGGGCCAGCTGCTGAAGAAGAACAAACCCGCCTACATGTCGCCCGAGCAGGTGCTGCAGGTGGTGCGCCAGGGGGCGGCGCTCGGATGCAAGGAGGTGCTGCTGACCCTCGGCGACCGCCCGGAGGAACGCTGGCCCGAGGCGCGCGCCTGGCTCGACGAGCACGGGTACGCATCCACGCTCGACTACGTCGCGGCGATCGCCCGCCTCGTGACGGCCGAGACCGGCCTGCTCGCGCATCTGAACCCTGGCGTCATGCACGCGCACGAGCTCGAGACCCTCCGCCCGGTCGCACCCTCGATGGGGATGATGCTCGAGACGACCTCTCGCGCCCTGTTCGAGACGCCGGGCCAGCCGCACTTCGGGTCCCCCGACAAGGATCCCGCGCTCCGGCTGCAGGTGATCGAGGATGCGGGGGCTGCCCGCATCCCGTTCACCACCGGCATCCTGGTGGGCATCGGCGAGACCCCGCTCGACCGGGCGGAATCGCTCATCGCGCTGCGCGACGCCGAGGAGCGGCACGGCCACATCCAGGAAGTGATCGTGCAGAACTTCCGTGCGAAGCCGCGCACCGCGATGCAGGACGCCCCGGATGCGGACCTGCTCGAGTATGCGACGGTCGTCGCGGCGGCGCGGATCGTGATGGGAGCGCGGATGCGGATCCAGGTGCCGCCGAACCTGTCGGATCCGACCGAGTTCGCTCTGCTCGTCGGTGCAGGGATCGACGACTGGGGCGGGGTGTCGCCGCTGACCGCGGACCATGTGAACCCCGAGCGTCCGTGGCCGCACGTCGACGATCTGGCGGCGGCGACCGCATCCCTCGGCTACGAGTTGCGCGAGCGCCTCACCGCTCACCCCGAGTACCTCGCCGACCCCGACACATGGCTCGACCCCGCGATGCACGCCCCGGTCGCTGCCCTCTCCGACCCCGCGACCCACCTCGCCCGCACCGCCTCTCACGTTCAGAGGAACACCAACCCGAGCGCACGCGCGAGCACCGTGCGGGGGCTGGCGGAGCGGGCAGCGGCCGATCCGCTCGCGCTCGACGACGCCGAGTGGCTGCGCCTGCTCGAGGCGACGGGCACCGCCCTGGACGACCTCGCGCACATCGCCGACGACGTACGCCGCTACACGGTCGGCGAGGCGATCACGATCGCCGTCAATCGCAATCTCACCTCGACCGGTTTCCGCGCGGCGGGCGCGCAGACACCCGACCAGTTCGATCTCGCGGATGCGGCGGCGATCGCCGCGGACGCGTGGGACCTCGGTGCGACGGAGCTGTGCATCCAGGGCTTGATCGCTCCGCAAGAGGCGCCGGAGGCGTACCTCGACATCGTGCGGGCCGCGCGCGCCGCCGCGCCCGACATCCACCTGCACGCCTACCGTCCGCAGGACGTGCAGGACCTCGCCACCCGGAACGGCCTCACGCTCGACGAGGCGTTCGCCGCGATGCGGGATGCGGGCGTCGACACCGTTCCGGGCACCGGAGTGAAGGTGCTCTCGGAGCGCATCCGCGGCCTCATCGCTCCCGGCGATCTCGAGATCGACCGCTGGATCGAGACGATCACGGCCGCCCACCGCGCCGGGTTCCGCTCGACGAGCGTGCTCTTCTACGGTCACGTCGAGACCGCGGCGGAGCGCATCGCGCACCTCGGCACCCTGCGCCGCATCCAGTCCGAGACGCGGGGGTTCACGGAGTTCGTCCCGATCCCCCTCCCCGGCCCCGCGGGTGGCATCGGCCTGGTCGAGGGACGCTCGGCGCTCGACGAGCACCGCGCGATGGCGGCGGTGTCGCGCCTGTTCTTCTCGGGCAGCATCCCCCACATCCAGATCCCGTGGACCCGGCACGGACTCGAGACGAGCGCCGTGCTGCTGCAGGCGGGCGGCGACGACCTCGGCGGCACGCTGCTCGACGGTCGCGTGCGCCCCGAGGCCGGCATCGAGTCGGGCAACGAGCTTCCCCTCCCGGATGCGGCGCGGATCGCCCGTCGGCTCTTCCGCCCGCTACGCCAGCGCACCACGGTCTACGGCGAACCGTCGGACGAGCGCAAGGCGGCGGTGCGATGA
- a CDS encoding ABC transporter permease yields MSLVNVTRSELTKQFTTSIWWILGIVLAGYVGFTAAGLSVVFALAASGALPSSGGGLTATGVPGDVSALIYSLAASVGYVFPLLIGTLLVTGEFRHNTLTPTFLTTPKRGRVLTAKVLAGAVMGLVYAALALIVTVGPAAGVLAGFGQRTGLDSSDTWAMLGRIVIAFVLWVVVGIGVGLVVRNQVAAVVIVLAFTQFIEPLLRFGGAFVSGLSDAARFLPGAASDTLVGASLFSASAGGDAGAPLEWWVGGLVLLAYGLLLTVLGYFASWRRDVG; encoded by the coding sequence ATGAGCCTTGTGAACGTCACCCGCTCCGAGCTGACCAAGCAGTTCACCACCTCGATCTGGTGGATCCTCGGCATCGTCCTCGCCGGTTACGTCGGGTTCACCGCGGCCGGCCTGTCCGTGGTGTTCGCGCTGGCCGCGAGCGGTGCCCTGCCCTCGAGCGGCGGCGGCCTCACGGCGACCGGCGTACCGGGCGACGTCAGCGCCCTGATCTACAGCCTCGCCGCATCCGTCGGCTACGTGTTCCCGCTGCTGATCGGCACGCTGCTGGTCACCGGTGAGTTCCGCCACAACACGCTCACCCCGACGTTCCTCACGACTCCGAAGCGCGGGCGGGTGCTCACGGCGAAGGTCCTGGCTGGGGCCGTCATGGGCCTGGTCTACGCCGCGCTGGCGCTGATCGTCACGGTCGGCCCCGCCGCCGGCGTCCTCGCCGGGTTCGGGCAGCGCACGGGCCTCGACTCCTCGGACACGTGGGCGATGCTGGGACGCATCGTGATCGCCTTCGTGCTGTGGGTCGTGGTCGGCATCGGCGTGGGTCTCGTGGTGCGCAACCAGGTCGCGGCGGTCGTCATCGTGCTCGCCTTCACGCAGTTCATCGAGCCCCTGCTGCGCTTCGGCGGCGCCTTCGTCTCCGGTCTGAGCGACGCGGCCCGGTTCCTGCCGGGAGCCGCAAGCGACACCCTCGTCGGCGCAAGCCTGTTCTCGGCCAGCGCGGGAGGGGATGCGGGCGCGCCGCTCGAGTGGTGGGTCGGCGGCCTCGTGCTGCTCGCGTACGGCCTGCTGCTCACGGTGCTCGGATACTTCGCCAGCTGGCGCCGCGACGTCGGCTGA
- a CDS encoding enoyl-CoA hydratase/isomerase family protein — MSGTDATVLVRSDQGVGRLTLNRPRALNAVDIDMVRRLAGALDAWEHDADVEVVLLDGAGDRGFCAGGDVRLLREQAMSSDAERTADFFLAEYALNARLAEYPKPVVTIADGITMGGGVGLASHAGHRVVTERSQLAMPETRIGFTPDVGGTWLLAHAPGRIGEYLALTGGTMDAADAIYAGFADHLVPSDRIDAFRDALETRADPQGPAELVLLFDETPDISRLETARAWIDDAFSADSVSEILARLRAHPEPDAVAAAELIAALSPTALTVTLEAVRRARRRRSLREVLEQEYGLVMWFALTQHDLVEGIRAQLVDKDRSPRWHPAALDDLDPGIVDQAFAFRPPRALWG, encoded by the coding sequence ATGAGCGGTACGGATGCGACGGTGCTGGTGCGGTCGGATCAGGGGGTGGGGCGGCTGACGCTCAACCGTCCGCGCGCGCTCAACGCCGTCGACATCGATATGGTGCGACGGCTCGCCGGGGCCCTGGATGCGTGGGAGCACGACGCCGATGTCGAGGTCGTGCTGCTCGACGGTGCGGGCGATCGCGGCTTCTGCGCGGGCGGCGACGTACGTCTCCTGCGTGAGCAGGCGATGAGCTCCGACGCGGAGCGCACCGCCGACTTCTTCCTCGCGGAGTACGCGCTGAACGCCCGCCTCGCCGAGTATCCGAAGCCGGTCGTGACGATCGCCGACGGGATCACCATGGGCGGCGGCGTGGGGCTCGCCTCGCACGCCGGGCACCGCGTGGTCACCGAGCGCTCGCAGCTGGCGATGCCCGAGACCCGCATCGGCTTCACGCCGGATGTCGGTGGCACGTGGCTGCTCGCGCATGCGCCCGGGCGCATCGGCGAGTACCTCGCGCTGACGGGCGGCACGATGGATGCGGCCGACGCGATCTACGCCGGCTTCGCCGACCACCTCGTTCCCTCGGACCGCATCGACGCCTTCCGCGACGCCCTCGAGACCCGCGCGGATCCGCAGGGGCCGGCGGAGCTCGTGCTCCTGTTCGACGAGACGCCCGACATCTCGCGCCTCGAGACGGCGAGAGCGTGGATCGACGACGCGTTCTCCGCCGATTCGGTCAGCGAGATCCTCGCGCGGCTGCGCGCGCATCCCGAGCCGGATGCGGTCGCCGCCGCCGAACTGATCGCCGCGCTCTCGCCCACCGCGCTGACCGTGACGCTCGAGGCCGTGCGTCGCGCGCGGCGCAGGCGGTCGCTGCGCGAGGTGCTGGAGCAGGAGTACGGGCTCGTGATGTGGTTCGCCCTCACCCAGCACGACCTCGTCGAGGGCATCCGCGCGCAGCTCGTGGACAAGGACCGGTCCCCGCGCTGGCATCCCGCCGCACTCGACGATCTCGACCCCGGGATCGTCGATCAGGCCTTCGCCTTCCGGCCCCCACGGGCGCTCTGGGGCTGA
- a CDS encoding flavin-containing monooxygenase: protein MTREVDVAIVGAGFGGLAMASALRRAGRESFAVLDRGSSVGGTWRDNTYPGVACDVPSHLYGLANHPWPDWSGLFARGDEIHRYLQHIAEAEQLGERLQLDTPLQSAAWDGERWLVETGRGEDVRARRLVLACGRLTEPSIPDIPGLETFEGPLFHSARWDHTAPLAGRRIAVVGTGASAVQLVPALVAQGAEVVLFQRTPAWIVPRGDVDYTAADRRRFAQHPDELARLRDELYREGEERFASRSGDEDAARAARTVALAHLEAQVADPALRRALTPDYAFGCKRVLLSDEFYPAVASDAVAFEPSALARVDGGELVAASGARYRADMLVLATGFAASEQPYAELVTGEQGETLAEHWSEGMTSYASTVVAGFPNLFVLNGPNASLGHNSSLLMLEAQAEYVARCLDRAGDGILRLRPDAESAYTARIDAAAASRPWLTGGCDNWYVDARSGRLTLLWPDTVDAFRAMLGSTDGSEFLPAPLHRDASRARGES, encoded by the coding sequence ATGACCCGCGAGGTCGATGTCGCGATCGTCGGCGCGGGGTTCGGCGGACTCGCGATGGCGTCGGCCCTGCGTCGGGCGGGACGGGAATCGTTCGCCGTGCTCGATCGGGGCAGCTCGGTCGGCGGCACCTGGCGCGACAACACGTACCCGGGCGTCGCGTGCGACGTGCCCTCTCACCTCTACGGGCTCGCGAACCACCCGTGGCCGGACTGGTCGGGGCTCTTCGCCCGCGGCGACGAGATCCACCGCTACCTGCAGCACATCGCGGAAGCCGAGCAGCTCGGCGAGCGCCTGCAGCTGGACACGCCGCTGCAGTCGGCGGCGTGGGACGGCGAGCGCTGGCTCGTCGAGACCGGACGCGGCGAGGATGTGCGCGCCCGTCGTCTCGTACTCGCCTGCGGGCGGCTGACGGAACCGTCGATCCCCGACATCCCGGGACTCGAGACCTTCGAGGGCCCCTTGTTCCATTCCGCGCGCTGGGACCACACCGCGCCTCTCGCCGGCCGCCGCATCGCCGTGGTCGGCACGGGCGCGTCCGCCGTGCAGCTCGTGCCGGCGCTCGTCGCACAGGGCGCCGAGGTCGTGCTGTTCCAGCGCACACCGGCCTGGATCGTGCCGCGCGGCGACGTGGACTACACCGCCGCCGACCGGCGCCGGTTCGCCCAGCATCCGGACGAGCTGGCGCGGTTGCGCGACGAGCTGTACCGGGAGGGCGAGGAACGCTTCGCCTCCCGCTCCGGTGATGAGGATGCGGCGCGCGCCGCCCGCACGGTCGCGCTCGCCCACCTGGAAGCACAGGTGGCGGACCCGGCGCTCCGCCGCGCGCTGACCCCGGACTACGCGTTCGGCTGCAAGCGCGTGCTGCTCTCGGACGAGTTCTACCCGGCCGTCGCCTCGGATGCGGTCGCGTTCGAGCCGTCGGCGCTCGCGCGCGTGGACGGCGGCGAGCTCGTTGCCGCATCCGGCGCCCGCTACCGAGCCGACATGCTCGTGCTCGCGACCGGGTTCGCCGCATCCGAGCAGCCCTATGCGGAGCTCGTGACGGGCGAGCAGGGCGAGACACTCGCGGAGCACTGGAGTGAGGGGATGACCTCCTACGCCTCTACCGTGGTCGCGGGCTTCCCCAACCTGTTCGTGCTCAACGGCCCCAACGCGTCGCTCGGACACAACTCGTCGCTGCTGATGCTGGAAGCTCAGGCGGAGTACGTGGCCCGCTGCCTCGACCGTGCCGGCGACGGCATCCTGCGTCTGCGTCCGGATGCGGAGTCGGCGTACACCGCCCGCATCGATGCGGCGGCCGCATCCCGCCCCTGGCTCACCGGGGGCTGCGACAACTGGTACGTCGACGCCCGGTCGGGAAGGCTCACCCTGCTGTGGCCCGACACCGTCGACGCCTTCCGCGCCATGCTGGGTTCCACCGATGGGTCGGAGTTCCTGCCGGCCCCACTGCACCGCGACGCGTCGCGGGCGAGAGGAGAGTCATGA
- a CDS encoding ABC transporter ATP-binding protein gives MPDGQILEFSEVTKRFGTIDAVSRLSARIEPGLVTGFLGPNGAGKTTSLRMLLGLVRPTSGTTTIGGSHYSELRDPLRTVGAALEASSFHPGRSGANHLKVYAQAAGLPTGRIDETLALVGLSDAAGRKVGGYSLGMRQRLGLATALLGDPGVLVLDEPSNGLDPEGIKWMRMLLRAFADEGRTVLVSSHLLMEIQQTADRLLILARGRLVFDGGIEDLADPDEYATVVDAPDRAALEAALTAAGHSFEVLRSGLTVRGAEPVEVGALAAASGIALSGLQRRGPELEEIFLALVDGTRVHPPVGEAAAIPAVDEDAPLAPENDPAPETSEITEAPDVEVPLDAPVPEGAAEAAREDAAAASETAPADHTAPVEETAAPDEQQAAAADDLAPAAESGEVPASDSEPAEGETSDADPAPTEAIQITEPMDEAEPHPEADDREEGGRA, from the coding sequence ATGCCCGACGGCCAGATCCTGGAGTTCTCCGAGGTCACCAAGAGATTCGGCACGATCGATGCCGTCTCCCGATTGAGCGCGCGTATCGAGCCCGGCCTCGTGACCGGGTTCCTCGGCCCGAACGGCGCCGGTAAGACGACCTCCCTACGCATGCTGCTGGGGCTCGTCCGGCCCACCTCGGGCACGACGACGATCGGCGGATCGCACTACAGCGAACTGCGCGATCCGCTGCGCACCGTCGGCGCCGCCCTCGAGGCGTCGAGCTTCCACCCCGGTCGCAGCGGCGCCAACCACCTGAAGGTCTACGCGCAGGCGGCGGGGCTGCCGACCGGCCGTATCGACGAGACGCTCGCCCTCGTCGGTCTCTCGGACGCCGCCGGACGCAAGGTCGGCGGGTACTCCCTCGGGATGCGGCAGCGACTGGGCCTGGCCACCGCGCTCCTCGGCGACCCGGGCGTCCTCGTGCTCGACGAGCCCTCCAACGGCCTCGACCCCGAGGGCATCAAGTGGATGCGGATGCTGCTGCGCGCCTTCGCCGACGAAGGCCGCACGGTGCTCGTCTCCTCGCACCTGCTCATGGAGATCCAGCAGACCGCGGATCGCCTGCTCATCCTCGCCCGCGGACGACTCGTGTTCGACGGCGGCATCGAAGACCTCGCCGACCCCGACGAGTACGCGACGGTCGTCGATGCCCCCGATCGCGCCGCCCTTGAGGCCGCGCTCACCGCGGCGGGACACTCGTTCGAGGTGCTGCGTTCGGGACTCACGGTTCGCGGAGCGGAGCCCGTCGAGGTGGGCGCGCTCGCCGCCGCATCCGGCATCGCCCTGTCGGGCCTGCAGCGCCGCGGTCCCGAGCTCGAGGAGATCTTCCTTGCGCTGGTCGACGGCACGCGCGTGCACCCACCGGTGGGCGAGGCCGCGGCCATCCCCGCGGTCGACGAGGACGCCCCGCTCGCACCGGAGAACGATCCCGCCCCGGAGACGTCGGAGATCACCGAGGCGCCCGACGTGGAGGTGCCGCTGGACGCTCCGGTTCCCGAGGGCGCCGCCGAGGCCGCTCGGGAGGATGCTGCGGCCGCCTCCGAGACTGCCCCCGCCGATCACACTGCCCCGGTCGAGGAGACCGCGGCGCCGGACGAGCAGCAGGCGGCTGCCGCCGATGATCTCGCGCCCGCCGCTGAGAGCGGAGAGGTTCCCGCGTCCGACTCCGAGCCGGCGGAAGGCGAGACCTCCGACGCAGATCCCGCACCGACCGAGGCCATCCAGATCACCGAGCCGATGGATGAGGCCGAGCCGCATCCCGAAGCCGACGACCGCGAGGAAGGGGGCCGGGCATGA
- a CDS encoding LssY C-terminal domain-containing protein: MAAGEKRKRRTYSIGVALDGFFFVFAGLASIWLAYLSFTETFRVGWWGIPLAIAFWVLLAYLVLPRLHRILTMIYVPDYFIGRTRTSDGLLGDPVNLAFMGSAEQIEEVLRRAGWTKADPVTLASSWRIITSTLTRRSYDEAPVSPLFLFSRQQDFAYQQEVDGNPAQRHHVRFWRCPDDWLLPGGRRVEWLAAGTFDTAVGLSLFTLQVTHRIDADTDIERDHIVQTVTAAEPRVRVDVIADFSTGYHARNGGGDSIRTDGDLPIVDVRGVTA, translated from the coding sequence GTGGCCGCGGGGGAGAAGAGGAAGCGCCGGACCTACTCGATCGGCGTCGCGCTCGACGGCTTCTTCTTCGTCTTCGCCGGCCTCGCCTCGATCTGGCTTGCCTACCTGAGCTTCACCGAGACCTTCCGCGTCGGATGGTGGGGCATCCCGCTCGCGATCGCGTTCTGGGTCCTGCTGGCGTACCTCGTGCTGCCCCGGCTGCACCGCATCCTGACGATGATCTACGTGCCCGACTACTTCATCGGTCGCACACGCACGAGCGACGGACTACTCGGCGACCCCGTCAACCTCGCGTTCATGGGCAGTGCCGAGCAGATCGAGGAGGTGCTGCGCCGAGCGGGCTGGACGAAGGCCGACCCCGTGACCCTCGCCTCCTCGTGGCGCATCATCACATCGACCCTCACCAGGCGCAGCTACGACGAGGCCCCCGTCAGCCCGCTGTTCCTGTTCTCCAGGCAGCAGGACTTCGCCTACCAGCAGGAAGTGGACGGCAACCCCGCGCAGCGCCACCACGTGCGCTTCTGGCGCTGCCCCGACGACTGGCTGCTGCCGGGCGGACGCCGGGTCGAATGGCTGGCCGCCGGCACCTTCGACACCGCCGTCGGGCTGTCGCTGTTCACCCTCCAGGTGACCCACCGGATCGACGCCGACACGGACATCGAGCGCGACCACATCGTGCAGACCGTGACCGCGGCGGAGCCCCGGGTGCGCGTCGACGTGATCGCGGACTTCTCCACCGGCTATCACGCCCGCAACGGCGGCGGCGACAGCATCCGCACCGACGGCGATCTGCCGATCGTGGACGTGCGGGGGGTGACGGCGTGA
- a CDS encoding SLC13 family permease, which translates to MDPVTATFLILGLAVLAFLSGRIPLEVVAIGVALALWATGVLTLPEALAGFGDPTVLFIASLFVVASALERSGITRWLGGLIVARAGHRRGPVLGALGALVAVLTAFLSINGAVAALVPVAAVIARRARIPASKVMIPLAFLASAASLLTLTGTPVNVVVSELAEAETGRGFGFAEFALVGLPLLGAALTIIILFGDRLLPSRPDAAAHAASGPREAETLSLVPEAVRTGAVRTVPTGMRRGARRTLVITAIMVVLLATGLTPPAVAGLVAAGALVLTRVVTLPALYQDISWTTLVLIAGMIPLSAAFLQTGAAEVVADGVLRVVGSADPHLALLAVCVVTVVLGQFISNVATVLIVAPVATAIAVNLGVSPLTFLMALTVAGAASFLTPVATPANLMVLSPGGYRFGDYWRLGLPLALLFLAAAVLYVPLIWRF; encoded by the coding sequence ATGGATCCGGTCACCGCGACGTTCCTCATCCTGGGGTTGGCGGTGCTCGCGTTCCTCTCGGGCCGCATACCCCTCGAGGTCGTGGCGATCGGCGTCGCCCTCGCCCTGTGGGCGACCGGCGTGCTTACCCTTCCCGAAGCGCTCGCCGGGTTCGGCGATCCCACGGTGCTGTTCATCGCCAGCCTGTTCGTCGTGGCCAGCGCGCTCGAGCGCAGCGGCATCACCCGCTGGCTCGGGGGCCTGATCGTCGCTCGCGCCGGCCATCGTCGAGGCCCGGTCCTCGGCGCACTCGGTGCACTCGTGGCCGTGCTGACCGCCTTCCTCAGCATCAACGGCGCCGTCGCCGCCCTCGTGCCCGTCGCCGCAGTGATCGCCCGACGCGCCCGCATTCCCGCGTCGAAAGTGATGATCCCGCTGGCCTTCCTCGCATCGGCTGCGTCGCTGCTCACCCTCACCGGGACGCCGGTGAACGTCGTCGTCTCAGAGCTCGCCGAGGCCGAGACCGGCCGAGGGTTCGGCTTCGCGGAGTTCGCGCTCGTCGGGCTGCCGCTGCTGGGAGCCGCCCTCACCATCATCATCCTGTTCGGAGACCGTCTGCTGCCCTCCCGGCCCGATGCCGCCGCGCATGCCGCATCCGGGCCGCGCGAGGCGGAGACGTTGTCGCTGGTACCCGAGGCCGTCCGCACCGGCGCCGTGCGGACGGTGCCGACCGGGATGCGGCGGGGAGCCCGACGCACGCTCGTCATCACCGCCATCATGGTCGTGCTCCTGGCGACGGGACTCACGCCGCCCGCGGTGGCGGGCCTCGTGGCGGCCGGTGCCCTCGTGCTCACCCGCGTCGTGACGCTTCCCGCCCTGTATCAGGACATCTCGTGGACGACGCTGGTGCTCATCGCCGGCATGATCCCGCTCTCGGCCGCGTTCTTGCAGACCGGCGCCGCGGAGGTCGTGGCCGACGGGGTTCTCCGCGTCGTCGGCTCGGCGGATCCGCACCTCGCGCTGCTCGCGGTCTGCGTGGTCACCGTCGTGCTCGGTCAGTTCATCTCGAACGTCGCGACGGTGCTGATCGTCGCGCCCGTCGCCACCGCGATCGCGGTGAACCTCGGGGTCAGTCCCCTCACCTTCCTCATGGCGTTGACCGTCGCCGGAGCGGCGTCCTTCCTGACACCCGTCGCGACGCCGGCCAACCTGATGGTGCTGTCCCCCGGCGGGTACCGGTTCGGCGACTACTGGCGTCTCGGGCTCCCGCTCGCCCTGCTGTTCCTCGCGGCGGCCGTGCTGTACGTGCCGCTCATCTGGCGGTTCTGA
- a CDS encoding J domain-containing protein, translated as MFDSPLSASAYDILQVAADADDETLRRAFRVRLRETHPDTGGDAVRFVEVQRAWELVGTPEARAAYDRGRGAVSAAPEAEGAWTPPRARQDTRPRARSAGQPGGWRRERYLTLIREWVGRGAEVPDPYDAQLVRSAPREIRRLLADALAEEATARIVADLGMGYSVWHDVAASGRSGDLDDKLDHIVLGPSGLYGVLSEDFGGPVGFRRGEIIGPAVVGAPVSDLLSRMRVVARAARVRFSGAIVVLPDNDLAQQITELGTVRGTPVVVAGRSALATVLRRGVTGARDIGGNEVFDVRTRLDATVRFV; from the coding sequence GTGTTCGACAGTCCCCTCTCCGCATCCGCGTACGACATCCTCCAGGTCGCAGCCGATGCCGACGACGAGACCCTGCGGCGTGCGTTCCGGGTGCGCCTGCGTGAGACGCATCCCGACACCGGCGGCGACGCGGTGCGCTTCGTCGAGGTGCAGCGGGCGTGGGAGCTCGTGGGCACGCCCGAGGCGCGAGCGGCCTACGACCGCGGCCGGGGTGCGGTGAGCGCTGCGCCCGAGGCGGAGGGTGCATGGACGCCGCCGCGCGCACGGCAGGACACGCGTCCGCGCGCACGATCCGCCGGCCAGCCCGGGGGATGGCGGCGCGAACGGTATCTCACGCTCATCCGCGAGTGGGTGGGGCGCGGTGCCGAGGTGCCCGATCCCTACGACGCGCAACTGGTGCGCTCGGCGCCGCGCGAGATCCGGCGCCTCCTGGCCGACGCGCTCGCCGAGGAGGCGACCGCCCGCATCGTCGCCGACCTCGGCATGGGCTACAGCGTCTGGCACGACGTCGCCGCATCCGGTCGCAGCGGAGACCTCGACGACAAGCTCGACCACATCGTGCTCGGGCCGAGCGGCCTCTACGGGGTGCTCTCCGAGGACTTCGGCGGCCCGGTCGGTTTCCGTCGCGGCGAGATCATCGGCCCCGCCGTCGTCGGCGCCCCCGTCAGCGATCTGCTCTCGCGGATGCGGGTCGTCGCCCGCGCGGCGCGGGTGCGCTTCAGCGGCGCGATCGTCGTGCTGCCCGACAACGACCTCGCCCAGCAGATCACCGAGCTCGGCACCGTGCGCGGCACGCCCGTCGTGGTCGCCGGGCGCTCGGCGCTGGCCACCGTGCTGCGGCGCGGCGTGACGGGCGCGCGCGACATCGGGGGCAACGAGGTGTTCGACGTGCGTACGCGCCTGGACGCCACGGTGCGCTTCGTCTGA
- a CDS encoding TIGR03618 family F420-dependent PPOX class oxidoreductase, producing MITDAARAFLAEYHLATLSTLDRQGRIHSVPVGITYEDGIVRVIGSRGTQKFLNVERTGRASVNTVDGRRWLSFEGPARVIEDADAVARAVELYTRRYREPRPNPDRVALEITVERVLGSPDFRV from the coding sequence GTGATCACCGATGCCGCGCGCGCGTTCCTCGCCGAGTACCACCTGGCAACCCTGTCGACGCTGGACCGGCAGGGCCGCATCCACTCGGTGCCGGTCGGCATCACGTACGAGGACGGCATCGTGCGGGTGATCGGCTCCCGCGGCACGCAGAAGTTCCTCAACGTCGAGCGCACCGGACGCGCCAGCGTCAACACCGTCGACGGTCGCCGCTGGCTCAGCTTCGAGGGTCCCGCGCGCGTCATCGAGGATGCGGATGCTGTCGCCCGCGCCGTCGAGCTCTACACCCGCCGCTACCGCGAGCCCCGTCCGAACCCCGATCGCGTCGCGCTCGAGATCACCGTCGAGCGCGTGCTCGGATCCCCCGACTTCCGCGTCTGA